The genomic stretch TTCCCGACCAGACGGTAATATTGGCAAAACGACGGAGCAACCGGATACGGTTCGCTCCAAGGCTCTGACCGACCAACGTCGTGGCAGCCTCCGAGATGCCGTAGCCGGGCATATAGCAAAGGCTTTCGGCAATAATGGCGAACGAGTTGGCAGCAATGGCAACGATGCCGAGCGGTGCGACAACCACCGTCGTTGCGATCTGCGCTCCACAAATGGCCATGTGTTCGAATCCCATCGGTAACGAAATACGGAAAGACTTACGCAATGTCTCCCGTTTGGGTAGAAAACTTCCCCGTTCTCCGACGAACTTCAGCATGGGCGAGCGGCGGCATAGATACCACATCATTCCTCCGGTGGTAACGAGTTCGGCCAATACCGTTCCCAATATAGCACCTTTCACACCCAGACCTGCACCGGGAGCGGTAAATACTACTCCGAACCACTCCACATGCCTCGTCGGAAAGATCAGGAAGAAGTTGAACACGACATCCAGCAAGCACATCATTATATTCAGCATGGCGGGCACGCGCATATTCCCACTGCAACGCAACATGCCTCCTGCAAGAAAGTTCAACTGCAAGGCAGGCAGGAATAGTGCGAATATTCTGAAGTAGAGGGACGAATCGTTCCATATCGCCTCGTCTCCACCCAACCAGAGAGGAAGCATACCGCTGATACAAATACCGCCAACAGCCAACAGCGAACTGAAAACAAGCGTGGCAGTAACTGCCTGACGGAGTATCTTTTTGGCTTCCACGAAATCCCCGGCTCCGATACGATGTGCCACCTGCACGGAAAATCCCATCGCAGCGGCTGCACACCCCCCCCAGAACAGCCAAGTTGTGGTCGAGACCAATCCGATGGAAGCAGCGGCATTCGCACCGAGGCTGCCCACCATCGAGGCATCGATGTACTGCATGGCGATAGAAGATATCTGAGCCATAATGGCCGGGACGCTGAGGTATGCAGTCAGGCGTAACTGCTGCCCCAGCGTCATTTGTTTCCCTTCGCGGATAAGCGATAACAGATAATCAGTCTTTCCCTTTCCTATTCCCATTAAATTATTCGCAAGTACGTCAATCGGTAAAACAAGTTTTCTCATCCCAGAGTCTCAGCTTGCAATCGGCGGGAGCCTTGATATTCTCGTCAAGGATAATCTCTCCGTAGCTCTCGGCGGTGATACAACCTGTTCGCGGATTCTTTACTCCGCCTATCGCACCTTTGATGGTGGCCTGCACCGAACTGTACTCGAAAGCCCGGTCACAGTCGGGGCCGAACGTGCAAGTCTCCAACACGAGGTCGTGGGCATAGCAGAGCGGCTGTTCGCCGGTAATGTGACAGTTCACCAACCGGAGATTGTGCGAATGCCAGCCCAAGTATTCGCCGTTGAGTTCCGAATCGTAGATCGTCACGTTCTCCACCTCCCAGAAAGCATCTTTCGTGGTGATTTTGGCATTATGAATCTCCACATCTTTCACGTACTGGAAAACGTATTTACTGTCACTTTCCAATCCGTCGATGCGGATATTGCTGCTGAACATGAAGGGATAAGTGCCGCCATGCAGTTTCAGATTTTTGATATTCAGATTCCGGCAACGCCAAAACACTTCATCGGCATCGTTTATCTCCACGTTCTCGATTTCGATGTCGTGCATCTCGCGGAACATCTTGGGCGCATCAATGCGTGTATTCGTCATTTTCAGATGGTCGGAGTACCATAGCGCCGAACGTCCTCCGACATCGAAGAAACAACGGTCGATAACGAAACCATGCACATGCCAGAAAGGATAATTCCCCTCGAACCGGCAATCAACGGCTTCGATGTTGCTGCACTCCTTGATGGCCGACTCTCCGGCACGGATGATTACATTTTCCAAACGTAAGTCATGTGATTCGAACAAAGGTCTTTCACCTCCGAATTCTGCATTTGATATTACTTTCATACTTTCCTTATTTTTAATTATTATTCATATTCGACTTATAACAGCGCAAAAGTACGAAGCGCCCTTTATGACCACTTTGCTTCAAGGCTCAATTTGCTTTGTTATAAAGTTCATCTAACAGAGGATGGTTTATGTTATAGTACTATAGATTTAATGAATTGGGCGGGAACACCAGCTGCTACCGTATTTGCTTCCAAATCTCTTGTTACAACCGCTCCGGCCCCGATGACGACATTGTCGCCGATGGTTACGCCTTGCAGAATCGTTGCATTGGAACCTATCCATACGTTCTTACCCAACACAATGGGTGCAGGATAGGTCGTATGACGTTCTTCCGGAGCCAAACCGTGATTGAGTGTGGCAAAGACCACGTTATGTCCTATCTGGCATCCGTCACCAATTATCACTCCGCCATGATCCTGAAAATGACAGCAGGCATTGATGAACACCCCTTCGCCGACGGTGATATTTTTACCGAAATCGGCATAGAACGGTGGAAATACCCGGAGCGATTCCGGTACCTCGTAACCGAATAGCTCGGAAAGTAATCCACGTACTTCGTCCTGTGTGTGATATGCTGTATTCAGCCGGAAAGTAATGCGCCGGGCTTCGTTGCTCATATCGTCCATAAAGCGGTGTATCTCCTCTGTATCGAGTGCCCTACAAGTCTTGACATATTCTTTGAATGCATCTGTTGTCATGCGTCTTATCTCCTTTCAATCTTCACGGGTATGTCTCCGGCTATACTTAATGCTTCGATACCGTTCCCGTCGATACGACCGATTTTAATCAGGTCGTTACTATGAGACCAACTCTTACAGAAAATAGCTACATTGCCCCACGGTGCATAGATTGTTATATTTCCGGGTGTGGGGGCACAGCCTCGTGTGACGCCTTCGGTTGTCAGAGCCGGATCAGGATAGAAAATCTTCTCCGTCATGTTGTTATAATCGTTCAGTGTTATTTCAAGAGGCAGGCGAGAGAGGAAATCCCGTGCGGCGGCATTGTCTTCCATCGTAGCGGTAACGGTACGGTCGCCGACAGTAATATTTACGTTCAAAGAAGATACATCGGGAGTTTCTGGTTCTCCATCCTCTTTTTCTCCCGGTTGTTCGGGAGTTTCCGGTTGTCCGGGTCTAAACGGTTCGTCATCACCTCCGCCACAGGCCGCCATCGACAGGACGGTCAGCAGTAACAAAGGAATCAATAATAACTTTTTCATATTCATTTTTTATTGGGATTTACAATGATTGTTTCTGCCGGAATGCGTCGCATTGAATTTTCCCACTCTTTCATCTCCACATCTTCGACGGATACAGATACGAATTTGGCATCGACTCCGAGGGTTTCAATCAATGTGTTGCACAAATTTTCGGCTAATTTTTGTTTTGTTTCCCGATCTCTGCCGGGTAACATCGTTACTGCAATGTGTGGCATAGTCTTTTGTTTTTATTTGTTTTTTATCCGATGCAAAAATAGACGGTCTCCGCCACACGCTTGGTAGATAAATCCTCGGTATTTATACCCAA from Phocaeicola dorei encodes the following:
- a CDS encoding tautomerase family protein; amino-acid sequence: MPHIAVTMLPGRDRETKQKLAENLCNTLIETLGVDAKFVSVSVEDVEMKEWENSMRRIPAETIIVNPNKK
- a CDS encoding MATE family efflux transporter: MGIGKGKTDYLLSLIREGKQMTLGQQLRLTAYLSVPAIMAQISSIAMQYIDASMVGSLGANAAASIGLVSTTTWLFWGGCAAAAMGFSVQVAHRIGAGDFVEAKKILRQAVTATLVFSSLLAVGGICISGMLPLWLGGDEAIWNDSSLYFRIFALFLPALQLNFLAGGMLRCSGNMRVPAMLNIMMCLLDVVFNFFLIFPTRHVEWFGVVFTAPGAGLGVKGAILGTVLAELVTTGGMMWYLCRRSPMLKFVGERGSFLPKRETLRKSFRISLPMGFEHMAICGAQIATTVVVAPLGIVAIAANSFAIIAESLCYMPGYGISEAATTLVGQSLGANRIRLLRRFANITVWSGMLIMGVMGALIYVAAPQIIGVMTPVEEIRTLGIEILRIEAFAEPMFAASIVAYGVFVGVGNTFVPSLMNFGSIWGVRLTLAAWLAPTMGLRGVWLAMCIELCFRGVIFLARLWGSNWIYKLRINR
- a CDS encoding DUF3737 family protein produces the protein MKVISNAEFGGERPLFESHDLRLENVIIRAGESAIKECSNIEAVDCRFEGNYPFWHVHGFVIDRCFFDVGGRSALWYSDHLKMTNTRIDAPKMFREMHDIEIENVEINDADEVFWRCRNLNIKNLKLHGGTYPFMFSSNIRIDGLESDSKYVFQYVKDVEIHNAKITTKDAFWEVENVTIYDSELNGEYLGWHSHNLRLVNCHITGEQPLCYAHDLVLETCTFGPDCDRAFEYSSVQATIKGAIGGVKNPRTGCITAESYGEIILDENIKAPADCKLRLWDEKTCFTD
- a CDS encoding sugar O-acetyltransferase; the protein is MTTDAFKEYVKTCRALDTEEIHRFMDDMSNEARRITFRLNTAYHTQDEVRGLLSELFGYEVPESLRVFPPFYADFGKNITVGEGVFINACCHFQDHGGVIIGDGCQIGHNVVFATLNHGLAPEERHTTYPAPIVLGKNVWIGSNATILQGVTIGDNVVIGAGAVVTRDLEANTVAAGVPAQFIKSIVL
- a CDS encoding cyclophilin-like fold protein encodes the protein MKKLLLIPLLLLTVLSMAACGGGDDEPFRPGQPETPEQPGEKEDGEPETPDVSSLNVNITVGDRTVTATMEDNAAARDFLSRLPLEITLNDYNNMTEKIFYPDPALTTEGVTRGCAPTPGNITIYAPWGNVAIFCKSWSHSNDLIKIGRIDGNGIEALSIAGDIPVKIERR